One window from the genome of Pseudanabaenaceae cyanobacterium SKYG29 encodes:
- a CDS encoding glutamyl-tRNA reductase encodes MNIAVIGLSHKTATVEVREKLSIQEDRVQVALQTLCSYPSIEEAAVLSTCNRMELYVVTKETEGGIRETMQFLAEFSQVPLQFLRRYLFILLRQDAVMHLMRVAAGLDSLVLGEGQILAQVKHTHKLAQQYNGAGRILNQLFKQALTAGKRVRTETEIGTGAVSISSAAVELAQLYLGNLAQKRVMVLGAGKMARLLVTHLVAKGATQITIVNRSPQKVKEMLCQVGKAEGVQFGIEPLDRMLAVISNSDLVFTSTASPEILIHKSDLAPLQHPGLMLVDISVPRNVEAAVGELPHIKCFNVDDLQAVVSSNQENRRQMMAKAEVILEECLAEFDSWWRSLETVPTISQLRQKMENIREQEMEKALSRLGGEFAERHQEVIENLTRGIINKILHDPMVQLRAQQDIETRRRCMQALQMLFDLEPTNQFRES; translated from the coding sequence ATGAACATAGCTGTTATTGGTCTTAGTCACAAGACTGCTACCGTCGAAGTGCGGGAGAAATTGAGCATTCAGGAAGACCGTGTCCAGGTAGCGTTACAAACTCTGTGCAGTTACCCCAGTATCGAGGAAGCAGCCGTTCTTAGCACTTGTAACCGCATGGAGTTATACGTGGTTACGAAGGAGACGGAGGGGGGGATTCGCGAAACCATGCAGTTTTTAGCGGAATTCAGCCAAGTCCCCCTGCAATTTCTGCGGCGCTATTTGTTCATTTTGCTGCGGCAAGATGCAGTTATGCACCTGATGCGGGTAGCAGCGGGTTTAGATAGTTTGGTACTAGGGGAGGGGCAAATCCTGGCGCAAGTCAAGCACACCCATAAACTAGCTCAGCAGTACAATGGCGCAGGACGTATCCTCAATCAACTGTTTAAGCAAGCACTGACAGCAGGAAAGCGGGTGCGCACCGAAACGGAAATTGGCACGGGAGCAGTCTCTATTAGTTCTGCTGCCGTAGAACTAGCCCAGTTGTATCTGGGGAATCTGGCTCAAAAGCGGGTGATGGTTTTAGGGGCGGGCAAAATGGCTCGTCTTTTAGTCACCCACCTGGTAGCAAAGGGGGCAACACAGATCACGATCGTCAATCGCTCCCCTCAGAAAGTCAAGGAAATGCTTTGTCAAGTGGGCAAGGCAGAGGGAGTACAGTTTGGCATAGAACCCCTCGATCGGATGCTGGCTGTGATTAGCAACTCCGACCTAGTATTTACCAGCACAGCTTCCCCTGAAATTCTCATCCACAAAAGCGACCTAGCCCCCCTACAACACCCTGGCTTGATGCTGGTGGACATCTCTGTTCCCCGCAACGTCGAGGCAGCCGTGGGGGAGCTACCGCATATCAAGTGTTTCAATGTGGATGACCTCCAGGCAGTGGTTTCCAGCAACCAGGAAAACCGTCGCCAGATGATGGCAAAGGCGGAAGTGATTTTAGAGGAATGTTTAGCTGAGTTCGACAGCTGGTGGCGTTCCCTGGAGACAGTGCCTACGATTAGCCAGCTGCGCCAGAAGATGGAAAATATCCGCGAACAGGAAATGGAAAAGGCTCTATCCCGTCTGGGGGGGGAATTTGCCGAACGCCATCAAGAGGTCATCGAGAACCTGACGCGAGGGATAATCAACAAAATCCTGCATGACCCCATGGTACAACTACGGGCGCAACAGGACATCGAAACCCGCCGTCGCTGCATGCAAGCGCTGCAAATGCTCTTCGACCTGGAACCGACAAACCAGTTTCGGGAAAGTTAA
- the glpX gene encoding class II fructose-bisphosphatase: MENTLGLEIIEVVEQAAIAAARFIGKGDKNGADQAAVEAMRERLNKIHMRGRIVIGEGERDEAPMLYIGEEVGIHTQPNAASSGSLEKLVEIDIAVDPCEGTNLVAKAQNGAMAVLAISEKGGLFAAPDFYMNKLAAPPAAAGQVDIRKTPTENIKILSECLNLPVEDIVIVVMDRPRHKELIEEIRQTGARVRLISDGDVSGAISCAFAGTNTHALMGIGAAPEGVISAAAMRALGGHFQGQLVYDPAVVKTPESEKWTREGNIERLKSMGIDDPDRVYNADELASGQTILFAACGITPGTLMKGVRFFEGGCRTQSLVISSTSRTARFVDTIHITTDRPKVLTLD, translated from the coding sequence ATGGAAAACACCCTGGGACTAGAAATCATCGAAGTTGTAGAGCAAGCCGCCATCGCTGCTGCCCGCTTTATAGGTAAGGGGGACAAAAATGGGGCTGACCAAGCTGCCGTGGAAGCAATGCGGGAACGCCTCAACAAAATTCACATGCGGGGCAGGATTGTAATTGGGGAAGGGGAACGGGATGAAGCCCCTATGCTCTACATTGGCGAGGAAGTGGGTATTCACACTCAGCCTAACGCTGCTAGCAGTGGTTCCCTGGAAAAACTAGTGGAAATCGATATTGCGGTTGACCCCTGTGAAGGTACTAACCTAGTGGCAAAAGCCCAGAATGGGGCAATGGCAGTGCTGGCAATCTCCGAGAAAGGTGGTCTATTTGCCGCACCTGACTTCTACATGAACAAATTGGCTGCTCCCCCCGCTGCGGCCGGGCAAGTGGACATCCGCAAAACTCCCACTGAAAACATCAAAATTTTGTCTGAGTGCCTGAACCTGCCTGTAGAAGACATAGTGATCGTTGTCATGGACCGCCCCCGCCACAAGGAACTGATCGAGGAGATTCGCCAAACGGGAGCGAGGGTGCGCTTGATCAGCGACGGCGATGTATCTGGTGCTATCTCCTGTGCTTTCGCGGGCACTAACACCCACGCTCTTATGGGTATTGGTGCTGCCCCAGAAGGGGTGATTTCCGCTGCTGCTATGCGGGCTTTGGGGGGACACTTCCAAGGACAGTTAGTCTATGACCCCGCTGTTGTGAAGACTCCCGAGAGCGAGAAATGGACTAGGGAAGGCAACATTGAGCGGCTGAAATCTATGGGGATTGACGACCCCGATCGGGTTTACAACGCAGACGAACTAGCCTCTGGTCAGACTATCCTCTTTGCTGCCTGTGGCATTACCCCTGGCACCCTGATGAAGGGGGTACGTTTCTTTGAGGGTGGTTGCCGTACCCAGTCCTTAGTGATTTCTAGCACCAGCCGTACAGCCCGCTTTGTTGACACTATCCACATCACTACCGATCGTCCCAAGGTACTCACTCTTGACTAA
- a CDS encoding S41 family peptidase, giving the protein MIQQLTSFVLSLLLWWSVTNPALADITDYFQERQLFNHVWQMVQHAYVDPTFNHHDWGKVRKEFANRKLESREQTYAAIRDMLALLGDPFTRLLPPEEFRSMQTSTNGSLSGVGLHIATDPDRQALIVISPVEGSPADRAGIRPLDRILAIDGVPTKDLTLDECADRMRGPVGTDVTILVERDGEAPFSVTITRSLISVNPVVSKLDRVNGKQIGYLRLTQFNANAPKDMARAIENLEAQGAEGYVLDLRGNPGGLLEVAISVARLWLDEGVVVYTTDRQGIEEVFTVGENNQAMTHDPLVVLVDKGSASASEVLAGALHDNQRAKLVGEQTYGKGSIQSLFELEDGAGLAVTIAHYETPSHKNINKVGLEPDIVVKPSHPLRREELATPQDEQYARAVALLTT; this is encoded by the coding sequence ATGATCCAACAACTTACATCCTTTGTCCTCAGTTTGTTGCTGTGGTGGAGTGTCACTAACCCTGCTCTGGCAGACATCACTGATTACTTCCAGGAGCGGCAATTGTTTAACCATGTCTGGCAGATGGTGCAGCATGCCTACGTCGACCCTACTTTTAACCACCACGACTGGGGCAAGGTCCGCAAAGAGTTCGCTAACCGCAAACTAGAGTCACGGGAGCAGACCTACGCCGCGATCAGGGACATGCTAGCTCTCCTAGGAGACCCCTTTACCCGCCTCTTACCCCCAGAGGAGTTCCGCAGTATGCAGACTAGTACTAATGGCTCCCTGTCAGGTGTGGGGCTACACATTGCTACTGACCCCGATCGGCAAGCCCTGATCGTGATCTCCCCCGTAGAAGGCTCTCCAGCTGACAGGGCTGGTATTCGCCCCCTCGATCGGATCCTTGCCATCGATGGCGTACCTACTAAAGACCTGACCCTTGACGAATGTGCCGATCGGATGCGGGGACCAGTGGGTACCGATGTCACCATTTTAGTAGAGCGGGATGGGGAAGCCCCCTTCTCGGTGACTATCACGCGCTCCCTTATTTCCGTCAACCCCGTAGTTAGCAAACTGGACAGAGTCAATGGTAAGCAGATTGGCTACCTGCGACTAACACAATTCAACGCTAATGCCCCCAAGGACATGGCAAGAGCAATTGAAAATTTAGAAGCGCAAGGGGCAGAGGGTTATGTCCTAGACCTGCGGGGCAATCCTGGGGGGCTCCTGGAGGTGGCAATCAGTGTGGCAAGGCTGTGGCTAGATGAAGGGGTGGTAGTATATACCACTGACCGCCAGGGCATAGAGGAAGTGTTCACCGTAGGCGAAAACAATCAGGCAATGACCCACGATCCCCTGGTAGTTTTAGTAGACAAGGGTTCCGCCAGTGCTAGTGAAGTACTAGCAGGCGCTCTACACGACAACCAACGGGCAAAGCTAGTGGGAGAGCAGACCTACGGCAAGGGTTCTATCCAGTCTTTGTTTGAACTAGAAGACGGAGCAGGCTTAGCTGTCACAATTGCTCACTATGAAACTCCTAGCCATAAAAACATTAACAAGGTTGGTTTAGAACCAGATATCGTTGTCAAACCCAGCCATCCCCTCAGGCGCGAAGAACTGGCTACCCCCCAGGATGAGCAATATGCCCGAGCAGTTGCCCTTCTAACTACCTAG
- the sfsA gene encoding DNA/RNA nuclease SfsA: protein MLVYAYPPLVEGILLQRYQRFFADVRLMTGEIITAHCPNTGPMTGVCPIGNRVFLSRSDNPKRKLVYTWEIVEVEGELVGINTSLPNRVIGNMIASHLIPELEPYTECRSEVEYGQERSRVDFFLSGDRINRYVEVKNTTWSKEGVALFPDTVTIRGQKHLRELSNTITPQQRATIIFFINRGDCDKFAPGDEADPVYGELLRWGVTKGLEILACRFRVRPEGIYYLGLGEVSL from the coding sequence ATGTTGGTTTATGCTTACCCTCCCCTGGTAGAGGGAATTTTGCTACAGCGCTACCAGCGTTTTTTTGCTGATGTCCGTCTCATGACAGGGGAAATTATCACCGCCCATTGCCCTAACACTGGACCCATGACAGGGGTGTGCCCGATCGGTAATCGCGTCTTTCTCTCCCGCAGTGATAATCCCAAACGCAAGCTGGTTTACACCTGGGAAATAGTCGAGGTAGAGGGGGAATTAGTAGGCATAAATACTTCTTTACCCAATCGCGTCATAGGCAATATGATTGCCAGCCATCTCATCCCTGAATTGGAGCCATATACAGAGTGCAGGAGTGAAGTAGAATACGGGCAGGAAAGGAGCAGAGTCGATTTTTTCCTATCAGGCGATCGTATTAATCGTTATGTGGAAGTTAAAAATACCACTTGGAGTAAAGAGGGAGTTGCTCTGTTCCCCGATACAGTTACAATTAGGGGGCAAAAGCATTTACGGGAACTCTCAAATACAATTACTCCCCAGCAGCGGGCTACCATAATATTCTTTATCAATCGGGGAGACTGTGACAAGTTTGCCCCAGGGGACGAAGCTGATCCTGTCTATGGGGAATTGTTACGCTGGGGAGTGACCAAAGGTTTGGAAATTCTTGCCTGTCGCTTTCGTGTCCGACCCGAAGGAATTTACTATTTAGGGTTAGGGGAAGTTAGTCTATGA
- the dnaB gene encoding replicative DNA helicase: protein MSEEYNYGFSDDGYSYLPPQNIEAEEAILGGILMDPDAITRVSDILRPEFFYVVAHQEIYRACLTLYSQSCPTDLMSVATWLSDRNLLEKVGGQSKLVRLCDATLSAVNIDYYAQLVAEKYIRRKLGEVGREIINLSQNNALPLSQVLDSAEQRLFAVTQSRNLQGLTPVADIITQTYFEIETRYNNLGESGAVLPGLTTGFYDLDAMTQGLQRSDLIIVAGRPSMGKTAFGMELAKKIAENHRLPVAIYSLEMSKEQLVYRLLASQTKRPGKEGIDSHRLRSAQMRDEEWATIAMAVGTLSELPIYIDDTPNPSINELRSKSRRLQMEKGGKLGMILIDYLQLMEGSGSDNRVQELSRITRALKGLARELEVPVVALSQLSRGVETRTNKRPMLSDLRESGSIEQDADIVIMLYRDEYYNPDTPDRGIAEIIIAKHRNGPTGVVKLLFDPRFTKFENTTFTHP, encoded by the coding sequence ATGAGTGAGGAATATAACTACGGTTTTAGTGATGACGGTTACAGTTACCTGCCCCCCCAAAATATTGAAGCAGAAGAAGCGATTCTGGGTGGGATTTTAATGGACCCTGATGCCATAACTAGAGTCAGTGATATACTGCGCCCTGAATTCTTTTATGTAGTTGCTCACCAAGAAATTTACCGCGCCTGTTTGACTCTTTACTCCCAGTCTTGCCCAACGGATTTAATGAGTGTAGCTACTTGGCTGAGTGACCGCAATTTGTTAGAAAAAGTGGGGGGGCAAAGTAAACTAGTACGCCTGTGTGACGCCACGCTAAGTGCTGTCAACATTGACTATTACGCCCAGTTGGTGGCGGAAAAATATATCAGGCGCAAATTGGGGGAAGTGGGTCGCGAAATTATTAATCTCAGCCAAAATAATGCTCTACCCTTGAGTCAAGTCCTAGACAGTGCGGAACAAAGGTTATTTGCTGTTACCCAATCCCGCAATCTCCAGGGACTAACACCAGTAGCTGACATCATCACTCAAACCTATTTTGAAATTGAAACGCGCTACAACAATCTGGGAGAAAGTGGGGCTGTCCTACCAGGCTTGACTACAGGTTTCTACGACCTCGATGCTATGACGCAGGGGTTACAACGATCGGATTTAATCATCGTGGCAGGTCGTCCTTCTATGGGTAAAACAGCTTTCGGTATGGAGCTGGCGAAAAAAATTGCGGAAAATCATCGTTTACCAGTGGCAATTTATAGCTTGGAAATGTCCAAGGAACAGTTAGTATACCGGCTACTAGCTAGTCAGACTAAACGCCCTGGTAAAGAGGGGATTGATAGCCACAGACTTAGGTCAGCTCAGATGCGCGATGAAGAATGGGCAACGATCGCTATGGCAGTTGGTACTCTTTCCGAATTACCCATTTATATTGATGATACCCCTAATCCTTCCATCAATGAACTGCGGTCAAAATCCCGACGGTTGCAGATGGAAAAGGGGGGGAAATTGGGCATGATTTTAATTGATTACCTGCAACTAATGGAAGGTTCAGGGTCAGATAACCGGGTGCAAGAATTATCTCGTATTACCCGTGCGCTCAAGGGTTTAGCTAGGGAATTAGAGGTACCAGTGGTAGCTTTGTCCCAGTTAAGTCGGGGGGTAGAAACCCGTACTAATAAACGACCAATGCTATCAGATTTACGGGAGTCAGGTAGCATAGAACAGGATGCCGATATTGTGATTATGCTCTACCGCGATGAATACTATAATCCCGATACCCCCGATCGAGGTATTGCCGAAATTATTATTGCCAAACATCGGAACGGCCCCACTGGTGTAGTTAAGCTACTGTTTGATCCCCGCTTTACCAAGTTTGAAAATACTACCTTTACTCACCCATGA
- a CDS encoding extracellular solute-binding protein: protein MKRRYFLAGLTTLGITGCRQLSDAYRLNITLLAGAIPNQFLRQFQRQQGVRLLPKLGNNYAEIAKLMTEGQTETNVSSLGDSWLPLLRDSLQEIDPQSLSNWHLIPSQWRSVGVIDNKLYGIPYRWGTTVIIYNTRQLQKFNIPPLQSWQDLWHPGLKRRISLPDSDREVIGLCLKRRGFSYNQTELVNRTELQADLASLDQQTLTYTSNYYVQSLVQEDTWAAVGWSNDVQEIVKRYPHLKVVNPQEGTALWFDCWAVAKPNPLNPAWIDYCLQPQQSHLITVLTDGIGVTDTDHFLPTAYLNKCEPILPLPPSVATAYQKIWRELRNKPRNRLV from the coding sequence ATGAAACGCCGCTACTTCCTTGCGGGATTGACAACGCTGGGGATCACTGGCTGCAGGCAGTTGTCTGATGCCTATCGGCTAAACATAACCCTACTGGCCGGGGCGATTCCTAATCAGTTTTTGCGGCAATTTCAACGGCAGCAGGGGGTGCGTTTGTTGCCCAAGCTAGGTAACAACTACGCAGAAATAGCAAAGCTTATGACTGAAGGTCAGACAGAAACAAATGTGTCCAGTTTGGGGGATAGTTGGTTACCGCTCCTGCGTGACTCTCTGCAAGAAATTGATCCCCAATCTCTATCTAATTGGCATTTAATTCCTAGCCAGTGGCGCTCAGTTGGTGTCATTGATAATAAACTCTATGGTATTCCCTATCGCTGGGGTACTACAGTAATTATCTACAACACTAGGCAACTGCAAAAGTTCAATATTCCCCCTCTCCAAAGTTGGCAAGACCTCTGGCATCCGGGGCTGAAAAGAAGGATTAGTTTGCCAGATAGCGATCGGGAAGTCATTGGTCTGTGCCTGAAACGACGGGGATTTTCTTACAATCAAACGGAATTAGTCAACAGGACAGAATTGCAGGCAGACCTCGCTAGTTTAGACCAGCAAACTTTGACCTATACATCCAACTACTATGTACAATCCCTAGTGCAAGAGGACACCTGGGCAGCGGTGGGTTGGTCAAATGATGTGCAAGAAATTGTTAAACGCTATCCCCACCTTAAGGTAGTTAATCCCCAAGAAGGTACAGCCCTTTGGTTTGACTGTTGGGCAGTAGCAAAACCCAATCCCCTTAACCCTGCCTGGATTGACTACTGTCTGCAACCGCAACAAAGCCACTTGATTACTGTTCTAACGGATGGCATTGGTGTTACTGATACAGACCACTTTTTACCAACCGCCTATCTCAATAAATGTGAACCTATATTGCCCCTACCTCCCTCTGTTGCTACAGCCTACCAAAAAATCTGGCGGGAACTACGTAATAAACCCCGAAATCGTCTGGTCTAA
- a CDS encoding late competence development ComFB family protein, with amino-acid sequence MDDCKNVIEDLVVREVKEQLEILSESVRATISPHEVAAYALNRLPTLYATSRDGWHQQRQRAEKELKKTIEQQVKRAIVAVRRDTMRPADPLPPEEMAGEARALAKLRKILQRENLTWNEVPQAVEEALKTIKIRGALEYKKLSESKRSAIAVQDYLKRRKVQAADWKGRESFAYFGTQPKTVDKEFATYLEAEGADFVNVLERLVYSLAEQYLQRSSPHIREKVNLYEVVAYTLNRVPPMYATTAKGLKELRQKAKEEHGKQIVNTIHEAVTVVLHNPHRSVAPLPFKRWQGDCQAALKKLEKILHVTDVDCSNVALIVADALDQTISGFIT; translated from the coding sequence ATGGATGACTGTAAAAATGTCATTGAAGACTTAGTAGTGCGGGAAGTCAAGGAGCAGTTGGAGATACTGTCAGAAAGTGTGAGGGCAACTATCTCCCCCCACGAGGTAGCTGCCTATGCTCTTAACCGCTTACCTACCCTATATGCTACTAGTCGCGATGGCTGGCATCAACAGCGGCAGCGGGCGGAGAAGGAGCTAAAAAAAACGATCGAGCAGCAGGTCAAGCGGGCAATTGTGGCAGTACGGCGGGATACCATGCGGCCAGCTGACCCCCTGCCGCCGGAGGAAATGGCAGGAGAAGCCCGCGCTTTGGCAAAGTTGCGTAAAATACTGCAGAGAGAAAACCTGACTTGGAACGAAGTGCCCCAGGCAGTGGAAGAAGCACTCAAAACCATTAAAATCAGGGGTGCTTTAGAGTACAAAAAACTATCAGAGAGTAAGCGCAGCGCTATTGCTGTCCAGGACTATCTGAAGCGGCGGAAAGTGCAGGCAGCAGACTGGAAGGGGCGGGAATCCTTTGCCTATTTTGGCACCCAGCCCAAAACAGTGGATAAAGAATTTGCTACCTATTTGGAGGCAGAGGGGGCAGACTTTGTGAATGTTTTGGAGCGTCTGGTTTATTCTTTAGCGGAGCAATATTTGCAGCGTTCCAGTCCCCACATAAGGGAAAAGGTGAATTTGTATGAAGTTGTCGCCTACACTCTCAACCGTGTACCTCCGATGTATGCTACTACTGCTAAGGGGCTGAAAGAGTTGCGCCAAAAAGCTAAGGAAGAGCATGGCAAACAGATTGTTAACACTATCCACGAAGCTGTGACCGTGGTATTGCATAATCCCCACCGATCGGTGGCACCTCTACCTTTCAAACGTTGGCAGGGTGACTGTCAAGCGGCTTTGAAAAAACTAGAAAAAATACTCCATGTCACTGATGTGGATTGCAGTAATGTAGCGCTAATAGTAGCAGACGCTTTAGACCAGACGATTTCGGGGTTTATTACGTAG
- the grxD gene encoding Grx4 family monothiol glutaredoxin, which produces MLRTKIEAQIKNNKIMVYMKGTPDMPQCGFSAATVQVLKSLGYPFAAVNVLEDPELRQGIKEFSNWPTIPQVYINGEFIGGCDIIQEMYQRGELQQLLKEVHG; this is translated from the coding sequence ATGCTGCGTACCAAAATTGAAGCCCAGATCAAAAACAACAAGATTATGGTCTATATGAAGGGCACACCTGATATGCCCCAGTGTGGCTTTTCCGCGGCTACAGTGCAAGTGTTGAAGTCCTTGGGCTATCCCTTTGCAGCTGTTAACGTTCTGGAAGACCCCGAACTGCGCCAGGGAATCAAGGAATTTTCCAATTGGCCCACCATACCTCAGGTTTATATCAACGGTGAATTCATTGGCGGCTGCGATATTATCCAAGAAATGTATCAACGGGGTGAACTACAGCAGTTACTCAAGGAAGTCCATGGATGA
- a CDS encoding protein phosphatase 2C domain-containing protein: MKLLFAGETDPGCVRSSNQDSYYIDPQARFFVVADGMGGHAGGEEASRLATAVISAYLDRQWDRELPAEELLQEAITKANYAILSDQYTHPERQDMGTTVVLLMMYQNETWFSHIGDSRLYRLRGGELEQLSDDHTWIARAIATGILTPEEARRHPWRHMLLQCLGREDIQLIETCRIDMQPGDRFLMCSDGLTEELTDDVIKDIWLNSSYQEVPKKMIDAAKARGGKDNITVVVVHNEEE, from the coding sequence ATGAAACTACTATTTGCAGGAGAAACTGACCCAGGTTGTGTACGGAGTTCCAATCAGGATTCCTACTACATTGATCCCCAAGCGCGCTTTTTTGTCGTAGCTGATGGTATGGGAGGACACGCAGGAGGGGAAGAAGCAAGTCGGTTAGCGACAGCGGTAATCAGTGCCTACCTGGACCGGCAATGGGATCGGGAGCTGCCAGCGGAGGAGTTACTGCAGGAAGCGATCACCAAAGCCAATTATGCCATCTTGTCCGACCAATACACCCACCCTGAACGGCAGGACATGGGAACAACAGTAGTACTTCTGATGATGTACCAAAACGAGACCTGGTTTAGTCACATTGGCGATTCCCGCCTATACCGCCTGCGGGGAGGGGAACTGGAACAACTCAGTGATGACCACACCTGGATCGCCCGCGCTATTGCCACAGGCATTTTAACTCCAGAGGAAGCCCGCCGTCACCCCTGGCGACATATGCTCCTGCAGTGCCTAGGCAGAGAAGACATCCAACTGATCGAGACCTGTAGAATTGACATGCAGCCAGGGGATCGGTTTTTAATGTGCAGCGATGGTCTGACAGAGGAATTGACGGATGATGTCATTAAAGACATCTGGCTCAACAGCAGTTACCAAGAAGTGCCCAAGAAGATGATCGATGCCGCTAAAGCCAGGGGGGGCAAGGACAACATTACGGTTGTGGTGGTACATAATGAAGAAGAGTAG
- a CDS encoding AarF/ABC1/UbiB kinase family protein, producing the protein MAAEAQYRWSRDNYSELARAIDIWRTVLTFLVMIWLDSKDWSYIGGKTPQKVKNRTRERARWLREALLELGPTFIKVGQLLSTRADVLPTESVEELSKLQDRVPPFPYEKAKQILETELGKPMGEIFTYFDPQPLAAASLGQVHRARLHTGEEVVVKIQRPGLLKLFAIDLAILRKIAQYFTNHPRYGRGRDWLGIYEECRRILYQEADYLNEGRNADTFRRNFRNDDRILTPRVYWRYSTKRVLTLEYLPGIKISDYDQLEAQRIDRKSIARLSAESYLQQLLYHGFFHADPHPGNLAVTPEGKLIFYDFGMMGQIPILTKEKLLRTFFGIAQKDADAVVEALVDLGVLELNGDPGPVRRSIQYMLDNFVGKPLGPQSLVAISDDLYEIAYEQPFRFPAAFTFVLRALSTLEGLGKGLDPDFNFIEIAKPYALNLMENGNNRQELTNFSSGFLGEIGRQAAQMSTSALTLPRKLEDTILKLERGDIRLRVKAQETDRILRRISSVANAIVLAIMGTAFLLSATALFIAGWRWLAVVPLIVSLALMGGTLRLLGRQDKLDRSF; encoded by the coding sequence ATGGCAGCTGAAGCCCAGTACCGCTGGAGCCGTGACAACTACTCCGAACTCGCCCGTGCGATCGATATATGGCGAACGGTGCTGACGTTTTTAGTCATGATCTGGCTGGACAGCAAGGACTGGAGCTATATCGGGGGCAAGACCCCCCAAAAAGTGAAGAACCGCACCCGCGAGCGTGCCCGTTGGCTACGGGAAGCCCTCCTGGAATTGGGACCCACCTTCATCAAAGTAGGACAACTGCTATCCACCCGTGCCGATGTCCTCCCCACGGAGTCCGTAGAAGAACTGAGCAAACTGCAAGACCGCGTTCCCCCCTTCCCCTACGAGAAAGCCAAGCAAATTCTAGAAACAGAGCTAGGAAAACCAATGGGGGAAATCTTTACCTACTTTGACCCCCAGCCCCTCGCCGCTGCTAGTTTGGGGCAAGTACACCGCGCCCGCCTCCACACAGGGGAAGAAGTAGTAGTCAAGATTCAGCGCCCTGGACTCCTCAAACTATTTGCCATAGATTTAGCCATCCTACGGAAAATAGCCCAGTATTTCACCAACCACCCCCGCTACGGCAGAGGCAGAGACTGGCTGGGAATCTACGAGGAATGCCGCCGCATCCTCTACCAGGAAGCCGACTACCTCAACGAGGGCAGAAACGCCGATACCTTCCGCCGCAACTTTCGCAACGACGATCGCATCCTCACCCCCCGGGTTTACTGGCGCTACTCCACTAAACGCGTCCTCACCCTGGAATACCTTCCCGGCATCAAAATCAGTGATTACGACCAGCTGGAGGCACAGCGGATAGACAGAAAAAGCATTGCCCGCCTGAGTGCCGAATCCTACCTACAACAACTCCTCTACCATGGTTTTTTCCACGCTGATCCCCACCCCGGCAACCTCGCCGTTACCCCCGAAGGTAAGCTAATATTTTATGACTTTGGCATGATGGGGCAAATCCCTATTCTCACTAAAGAGAAACTCCTGCGCACGTTTTTTGGTATCGCCCAGAAAGATGCCGATGCCGTAGTAGAAGCCCTAGTCGATTTGGGTGTACTAGAATTAAATGGAGACCCAGGACCAGTACGCCGCTCCATCCAGTACATGTTGGACAACTTTGTCGGCAAACCCCTCGGTCCTCAATCCTTGGTAGCTATCAGCGATGACCTCTACGAAATTGCCTATGAGCAACCTTTCCGCTTCCCCGCTGCCTTTACCTTTGTTTTACGCGCCCTCTCCACCCTGGAAGGACTAGGCAAAGGACTCGACCCCGACTTTAACTTCATCGAAATCGCCAAACCCTACGCCCTTAATCTTATGGAAAATGGCAACAATCGACAAGAATTAACAAATTTTTCATCAGGTTTCTTGGGGGAAATTGGTAGACAAGCTGCCCAGATGAGTACATCTGCCCTGACCCTACCACGCAAACTGGAAGATACAATTCTTAAGCTGGAACGGGGAGACATTAGGCTGCGCGTAAAAGCACAGGAAACTGATAGAATACTAAGAAGGATTAGCAGCGTGGCAAACGCGATCGTGTTAGCGATAATGGGAACAGCGTTTTTACTATCAGCAACAGCTTTATTCATCGCGGGATGGCGTTGGCTGGCTGTGGTCCCCTTGATTGTATCTCTAGCCCTGATGGGTGGCACGCTCAGGCTGTTAGGGCGGCAGGATAAACTCGATCGATCGTTTTAG